The DNA region CTCCAATCAGCAGTGCCGCCAGGTCTCCAGCCTCAATGGTTACCCTGGACACCGGGGTGCCGTCTTCCATAACGATAATCGTAATGGTCTGAGGCTTATCCATGAAGCTCATGGCTACGGTAGCCAGGTTCAGAGAGCGCCGCAACTGCACCGCCTGGCTATCACCGGCTACCTGCTCGTAGGAGATGGAAAGGCCGCCGCGTTCCGTCTTGATTTCTTCAATCTCCAGCCCGGAGGCAACAACCAGGGCCGTTTTCATCATTCTGATAGAGTCTTTGTCCAGGGCTGCGTTACCGCCACAGGCGGCTCCGATGGTGAGTACTACAAATAACAAAAGAGCGAGTAATATTCGCATTGTTATCTCCCTATGTCCTTCGCCAAGAGGTAACGCTGGTAGGACTGCTCATACATGGTGAACATTACCCCTAATTGAGCTTCCTGGGCAACGTCTGAAGAAGCCATCATGGAAGAAACGCCCCCGGAAGCAGCCTTGGCACTGCCTATATCCAGTTCAGGTAGCTCACCGGAACGCATCCGTTGCCAGATCAGCTCCGGCTTTTGTCCCGCATTACGCTCCGCAATGTAGGCACGGCTCCGCAGCGCGAAGTCAGTATCCTGCAGGCCACGCCCCATGGTCTTGACAGATTCCAGGGCAAACTCCGCGCCAGCCACGGCAAGCTCGCCTGCCTTGAGGCCGTCCACCTCCACCAGGTCAAAGAGGTCCAGTCCGGACTGTTTTTTGATTTCATCCCAGGCTTTGGGCGTGGTGGTCTTCCCACCATCAAACTGGTATTTCATATCCTCAAATAGTTCCAGCGTTTCTATTTCCTTGGGAGTCGGGATTCTACCACCGGAGGTAATCTTATCCTTCAGCACTTCTTCCGCCTGCTGCCATAAGAGCTCGTGCACTTTAGTCTGAAGCGGCTCTTTTACCTGTTTGTCCCACAGTTGTCCTTCTGTCCAATCAGCTACTGACTTCGGTGCTTCTCCGGCGTCAAGCTGGGTGCGGAGGTCATCCAGCACCTCGGACGCTACCTTGTTCTGCAGGTCAATATCCTTGTTCCGGGTGCTCCCCTCAAATAACGACTCCCACATCCAGTCCTTGGTATCAGAATAGAGTTCTGTCGCCCGCTGGGTGAGAGAAGGGTCAACGGCGCTCTCCAGGTCAGAGTAATAGTCTTTACCGTCCGGAGTATAGAGGATACGGCCTTCGGGCGAGACCAGTATTCCTACTTTCCTGGTTTCACCGTTTTGCATTCTGACATCCACGACATCGTGCCCCGAGGCGCGCGTAGGCTGGAATTTTCCTGTCTCCGGGTCTTCTTCATAGACAATACCCTTGACCTTTTCGAAAATCTCCTCCGCGCTCTCGGCATCAACGCTGGACGGGCTCTTGACCCGCCCGCTAAGCTGGTCAACAACCTCACCCCAGGAAAGCCCGGTAGATTCCTGATCTCCGCTACCGGCACCCCCGCTTTCCCCGGCCAGAAAGCCTTCAACATGAGCAGCAGGGTCCTCCGACAGAGTAGCGCCCGTCGGCTGAGAACCATCTGTTCCCGACTCTTCCCCTCTCTCTTTATCCTTTTCTTCTGCCTCTCTAACATTCCTGACGATTGTTTCATAGTCTATTGCCGCATCAGCTTCCTCATCTCCGGTAGAACCACTGGCCGTCCTCCTGGCCAGATTAGCGGCGCCGTCCAGTGTTGACGGGTTAATATCATGCTCGTTAGACCATTCTTCCAGTATTCCCAGCAGCATGCTCTCCCACTCGGTACCACAAGCAACCGTACCCAGAGGGATCAGCATGGATAATAGCAATAGAACGGTAACTATCGACTTCTTCATCGCACTTCCTCAGCCAGAATCTTGGCGACTTCAACAAAGTTGACCTGTCCTTCCAGTTCACGCAGGAATTGCTGCCGGCTTATTGCGCCGTCAGCATACCGCGTAATTGTCTCCGAAGGCGCAGTGAGTGTTAACAGTGATTTTCCTTCTTCATTCTTGTAGTCAACCGCCACCCGCTTGATGCCGTACCTCCCGCCTTCATCCAGGCTGGCAAGCAGGCCCATATACTCCGTGATGGCATCTTCCCGGTTGAAACTGCGGATATCAAATCCCTGCGAGGCATCAAGCACGGCAACGGCTAACCTCTCACTGGAATCCTGGTAGGGGATAACATAGATATCCATACCCTGAGTGTTAACCCCGGCCGATTTTAAGTCCTTCATCATGGCTGAGGCTGTTATATTGTCCAGCTCGGGTTTCAATAGCTTCTCGGCGGGTGACCTGGTCAGGCCAATGCGTTGCGGCAGATTGAAGAAGACCACGCCGATTATTAAAACAATCACCGCCAGGACGGCCAGTACGACCAGTTTTTTCATTATTCACGCCTCATCAGATAGTTAAAAACAATAGGTAGATAATATCATGCAATAATCCGAGAGTCAACGAAGCGCGAAGCATCCTGAGGCGTTCACGGAGATATTGACAACCAGCGGGCAGAAGTCTACGATGTTCAATATTAAAAAGAAGATTCCGGAGGTAAAGGAATGGGCAAAGTTACCGGTGGCCGACTGGTGGTTAAAGCTCTCAAGCAAGAAGGTATAGAATGCATTTTCGCACTGTCCGGTCGTGATATAGACCCTATTTTTCAAGCCTGCATCGATGAAAAGGTAAGGCTGATTGATACCCGCCATGAGCAGGCCGCCGCCTTCATGGCGGAGGGGTGGGCCAGAGCTACCGGGAAACCGGGTGTGGCTGCGGTCACCGGGGGCCCCGGCGTCGCCAATGCTTTCACCAGTATCTGGAATGCTTCCATAAGCCTGAGCCCGACCATTGTCCTGGGAGGAGCCGTCCAGCGGGCAGAGCTGACCCTGGGGGCTTTCCAGGAGATGGACTCGACATTACTGGTAAGCCCGATTACGAAGTGGCGCGAAAGTATCCGTGATGCCAGAAGGATTCCGGAGTATATCAGCATGGCTTTCCGCCAGGCGTTAAGCGGCAGACCGGGGCCCGTTTACCTTGAGTTACCTTCAGATGTGCTGCTGGATGAAGTAGAAGAAGCCCCGTTGCCGGTGAGCTACCGGACTACAGCCCGCGCGCAGGGTGACCCTGCCCTGGTCAAGAAAGCCGTCGAAATGCTGCTCAATGCCAAGCGACCGATTGTTATTGCCGGCAGCGGTGTCAGGTGGTCAGGAGCCGGGAAAGAGCTTCAGGAGTTTATCGAGATGGCCAAGCTACCGCTGACATTGACCCAGATGGGGCGGGGAGTTGTCCCCGAAGACCATCCCATGTGCTTTGGGCCGACCAGGGTAGGCACGAAACAGGCTGATGTTGTGTTGGTAGTCGGGACCCGCCTGAACTATGCGCTTAACTATGGCCGTCCAGCCCTCTTTGGCGAGGGCGGAAAGTGGATTCAGGTAGATATTGAACCCACGGATATTGGCCGTAACCGGCCTATTGATATCGGTATCATGGGAGACGCTAAAGCGGTACTGGGACAGATGATCGAGGAAGCCCGGGACAGGTGCAAGAACCGGCAGGAACTGCCCTGGGTGGAGGAATGCCGGGCGTATATCAGGGACCGGCAAAAGCAGCTTGAGGTCAATATGAATTCTGATAGCTCCCCTGTCCATCCCGCCCGTTTGTGCAAGGAAGTCCGTGATTTCCTGGACCGGGACGCGACTATCGTCCTGGATGGCGGGGATATCACGCTGTGGGGTGCCGCCGTCCTGAGAAGCTATGAAGTCGGGCACTGGCTGGACAACACCCCGACCGGGTGCCTCGGCTCGGGAACCGCCTTCGCCATGGCTGCCAAAGCGGCCAGACCGGACAAGCAGGTATTCCTGCTTAATGGAGACGGCTCTTTCGGACTGAACGCCATGGAGTTTGACACCATGGTCAGGCACAAACTACCGGTCGTCTGTGCTATCGGCAATGACGGTGCCTGGGGACTGATTAAACACGGCCAGCAGGCCCACGGGGCAGACAGGGTAATCGGTACCGAGCTTGGCTTCGTCCGTTACGACAAAATGGTGGAGGCGCTGGGCGGTTACGGCGAGGCGGTGGAGACGCCGCAGGATATCCGCCCCGCCCTGGAGAGGGCTTTTGCCTCCGGACTACCCGCCTGCATCAATGTGAAGTGCGCCGATGTTTTCCGGGGTCTGCCCAGACGGTCGGCTACGAAATAACTGAGGCGTCTTTCGCGGGACTGCTACTGAATAGAAATGAGAGCTTTGCCTCTGCGCTTTTCTAGTCACTGCCAGCTTCGGCTCTAGCTGCTGCTGACTCTTCGGTCTCCCGTGCGATTTTCGCCGACCTTACGCGAGATTCTGTCCCGCTTTCTCTACTCCATTTTATTTTGAAGAATATGTACGCCCCTATACCGGATATGATCAAACCACCGAGTATGAATAATCCAACCATTTTATCCTCCTGTTTAGCCCAACTAACGCTGATGTTTTTCTGATGGATTTAAGTGACATACACGGGTATACCCCCTACCCGTGTATGTCAGGAGTCAAACTCCGGTATTAAGCAGTTAGTCTGACTTTACGGTAGCAATCGCTACAGTACACCGGTCTATCACCGCGCGGCTCAAAGGGTACTTCAGTAGTTTTGCCACACTCGGCGCATACCGCCGGGAACATCTGGCGTCTGGAACTGTAGTTACTGGAACCGTAGTTGCCGCTTCCGTAGTTGCTGCTTCCGTTGCGTTCTGTCTTCCTTGCCTGGCGGCATTCGGGACAGCGCTTGGGCTCATTGGTATAGCCCTTGGAATGGAAAAAATCCTGTTCCTCAGCGCTGAAGGTGAAGGTAGCTCCGCAATCGGAGCATTGAAGTGACTTGTCCTGAAAACTCATTGGATGACCTCCTCTCTTAATATTTTAGTTAGAGTCCGGTCATCCAATACTTGATTGATCTGGAATGATTAAAAGTCTGTAACAACTCAAACTGGAACTAATTACATAATAGTTTAAACTAAAAAAGCCTGTTTGTCAAATAAAACAGGACTGAGCGTATAAAGGGTTACTTTAGGGCGCTGAGCGTGGAGCGGCAGTTCTGCCTCAAACGAGCTCCACGGTATCTCTATATCCCGGGGCGCTTGTTTTCCAGCCGGTCTTTTCACTTATAATCCGGGCAAAGCTGGTAGCGGCTCTTTCTTCCCCATGGGTGACGAAGACACAGCGCGGCGGTTGCCGGATGTCAGACAGCCAGGCCAGCAAGCCATCATGGTCAGCGTGAGAAGAAAAGCCATCTATCTTTTCAATGTTCGCTTTTACGGGGTAGATCTGCCCCAGGAGACGGATTTCTTTCGCCCCATCCAGCAGTATTCTGCCGGCAGTCCCCACCGCCTGATAGCCGATAAATAATATGGTGCTTTCCGGCCGGGTAATATTATTAACAATATGGTGCTTGACACGCCCGCCGGTCACCATGCCACTACCAGCGATGATAATACTGCTTCCTTCCAAATGATTAATCGCTTTGGACTCTTCGGCGCTCTCCACCATTTTGAGGTTTTCAAAATTAAAACAGGAATCACCCTGACGCAGGCGTTGCATCATTTCCTTGTCAAACAGGTAAGCATGCCGTTTAAATACTTCGGTAATACGTATCGCCATGGGGCTGTCTAAAAACACGGGTAAAAATGGAATTTCTTTGCGCAGAAAGAGTTCATTAAGATGATAGAGCAGCTCCTGACTACGCTCCAGAGCGAAGCTGGGAATGATGATATTACCCCCCGCGTTTGCCGTCATGTTAATACAGTCGCGCAACTGATTTTGAATATTGATGTTCTTATGTTCTTCATGGGTACGGTCCCCATAAGTCGACTCGATAACAATATATTCAGCGCCGTAAAAAATAGCCGGGTCATTGATTATGGGACGGTCTGGCTCACCGATATCACCGGAAAAGAGAATGCGGTGGCTCTGGCCTTCCTTTTTGATGTTTATACTTATTGCTGCCGCCCCCAGCACATGACCCGCCTCATAGTAACAGCCCTCGACGTTACTGTTAACACTCACGCAGGTCAGGTACTCCACCGCTGCAAAATGGGGGGCCACCGCTTCAGCATCCTCCACGGTATAAAGAGGCGCTTCCGGAAAAGGGCCGCGGCGTCCTTCCTTCCTGTGACGCTCCGCCTTATAGGCGGCATCTTCCTGTTGCAGATAGGCGGCGTCAAGGAGAATGATCCGGGCTATCTCAGCCGTAGGCTGAGTGCAATAAATCTTACCTGCGTAGCCGTCACGTACCAGTTTGGGCAAGAGACCGGAATGGTCAAGATGGGCATGGGTCAGGAAAACAGCGTCAATTGATTTGGGGTCGAACAGAAACGGGCGCCAGTTTCTTTCCTGATATTTCCGCTCCTGGTACATTCCGCAATCTATGAGCACACGGGCGTCATGGTTTTCCAGAAGATAGCAGGAACCGGTGACATTTTGCGCCG from Dehalococcoidales bacterium includes:
- a CDS encoding thiamine pyrophosphate-binding protein, with product MGKVTGGRLVVKALKQEGIECIFALSGRDIDPIFQACIDEKVRLIDTRHEQAAAFMAEGWARATGKPGVAAVTGGPGVANAFTSIWNASISLSPTIVLGGAVQRAELTLGAFQEMDSTLLVSPITKWRESIRDARRIPEYISMAFRQALSGRPGPVYLELPSDVLLDEVEEAPLPVSYRTTARAQGDPALVKKAVEMLLNAKRPIVIAGSGVRWSGAGKELQEFIEMAKLPLTLTQMGRGVVPEDHPMCFGPTRVGTKQADVVLVVGTRLNYALNYGRPALFGEGGKWIQVDIEPTDIGRNRPIDIGIMGDAKAVLGQMIEEARDRCKNRQELPWVEECRAYIRDRQKQLEVNMNSDSSPVHPARLCKEVRDFLDRDATIVLDGGDITLWGAAVLRSYEVGHWLDNTPTGCLGSGTAFAMAAKAARPDKQVFLLNGDGSFGLNAMEFDTMVRHKLPVVCAIGNDGAWGLIKHGQQAHGADRVIGTELGFVRYDKMVEALGGYGEAVETPQDIRPALERAFASGLPACINVKCADVFRGLPRRSATK
- a CDS encoding MBL fold metallo-hydrolase; protein product: MLAKLTFLGAAQNVTGSCYLLENHDARVLIDCGMYQERKYQERNWRPFLFDPKSIDAVFLTHAHLDHSGLLPKLVRDGYAGKIYCTQPTAEIARIILLDAAYLQQEDAAYKAERHRKEGRRGPFPEAPLYTVEDAEAVAPHFAAVEYLTCVSVNSNVEGCYYEAGHVLGAAAISINIKKEGQSHRILFSGDIGEPDRPIINDPAIFYGAEYIVIESTYGDRTHEEHKNINIQNQLRDCINMTANAGGNIIIPSFALERSQELLYHLNELFLRKEIPFLPVFLDSPMAIRITEVFKRHAYLFDKEMMQRLRQGDSCFNFENLKMVESAEESKAINHLEGSSIIIAGSGMVTGGRVKHHIVNNITRPESTILFIGYQAVGTAGRILLDGAKEIRLLGQIYPVKANIEKIDGFSSHADHDGLLAWLSDIRQPPRCVFVTHGEERAATSFARIISEKTGWKTSAPGYRDTVELV
- a CDS encoding zinc-ribbon domain containing protein, with amino-acid sequence MSFQDKSLQCSDCGATFTFSAEEQDFFHSKGYTNEPKRCPECRQARKTERNGSSNYGSGNYGSSNYSSRRQMFPAVCAECGKTTEVPFEPRGDRPVYCSDCYRKVRLTA